Proteins encoded together in one Peribacillus asahii window:
- the cysK gene encoding cysteine synthase A → MARIANSVLELIGQTPIVKLNRIPEENIADIYLKLEYFNPGSSVKDRIALAMVEAAEKSGQLKEGDTIIEPTSGNTGIGLALVASAKGYKSILVMPETMSLERRNLLRAYGAELVLTPGPEGMKGAIAKAEELAKEKGYFLPQQFNNTANPEVHRQTTGPEIVEAFGDEGLDAFIAGIGTGGTITGAGEVLREKYPNIKIYAVEPKDSPVLSGGKPGPHKIQGIGAGFVPSILNTELYDGIIQITTEEAFEYARRAAKEEGILGGISSGAAISAAIKVAKELGAGKKVLAIIPSNGERYLSTPLYHFE, encoded by the coding sequence ATGGCACGTATTGCTAATTCCGTACTTGAATTAATTGGTCAAACACCAATTGTAAAATTAAACAGAATTCCAGAAGAAAACATCGCAGATATTTACTTGAAACTAGAGTATTTTAACCCAGGGAGCAGTGTAAAAGATCGTATTGCACTTGCAATGGTTGAGGCAGCTGAAAAAAGCGGTCAATTAAAAGAGGGCGATACGATTATTGAGCCTACAAGTGGAAATACAGGAATTGGTCTAGCGTTAGTTGCATCTGCTAAAGGATATAAATCCATTCTTGTTATGCCAGAAACAATGAGCTTAGAGCGTCGTAACTTACTTCGTGCATATGGTGCGGAATTAGTTCTTACTCCAGGGCCGGAAGGTATGAAAGGTGCTATTGCTAAAGCGGAAGAATTAGCAAAAGAAAAAGGCTATTTCTTACCTCAACAATTTAACAATACAGCAAACCCTGAAGTTCACCGTCAAACAACAGGTCCTGAGATTGTTGAAGCTTTTGGTGATGAAGGATTAGATGCTTTCATTGCTGGTATCGGTACAGGTGGAACAATTACAGGTGCTGGTGAAGTGTTACGTGAGAAATATCCAAACATTAAGATTTACGCAGTGGAGCCGAAAGATTCTCCAGTTTTATCGGGTGGAAAACCAGGCCCTCATAAAATTCAAGGAATTGGTGCAGGCTTTGTACCAAGCATCTTGAATACTGAGTTATATGATGGAATTATTCAAATTACAACGGAAGAAGCATTTGAATATGCTCGCCGTGCTGCGAAAGAAGAAGGAATCTTAGGTGGTATTTCTTCAGGAGCTGCGATTAGTGCTGCAATTAAAGTAGCTAAAGAGTTAGGTGCAGGTAAAAAAGTACTAGCTATTATTCCAAGTAACGGAGAGCGTTATTTAAGTACACCTCTTTATCACTTTGAATAA
- the folK gene encoding 2-amino-4-hydroxy-6-hydroxymethyldihydropteridine diphosphokinase produces MENIAYLSIGSNIGNRLATFHEALQLLDSNKLVKVVGSSSLYETDPVGYTDQDCFLNAVIKVFTSLSPEELLQTCLNIETKLGRKREIRWGPRTLDLDILLYNQENIETESLSVPHPRMQERAFVIVPLLELDPDIKLPNVNASLNDILNQIPDKEGVRLWKRKNGDDVFGLFES; encoded by the coding sequence ATGGAGAATATCGCATACCTTTCGATTGGGTCCAACATCGGCAATCGACTTGCTACTTTTCATGAAGCGCTTCAATTATTAGATAGTAACAAATTGGTAAAAGTTGTTGGCTCTTCATCTTTGTATGAAACAGATCCTGTAGGATATACAGATCAAGACTGCTTTTTAAATGCGGTAATTAAAGTTTTTACTTCTTTAAGCCCCGAAGAATTGCTGCAAACTTGTTTGAATATCGAAACAAAATTAGGGAGAAAAAGGGAAATTAGATGGGGACCTCGGACCTTAGACCTTGACATTTTGTTATATAATCAAGAAAATATTGAGACAGAGAGTCTTTCTGTTCCACATCCTCGGATGCAAGAAAGAGCATTTGTGATAGTTCCACTATTGGAATTAGACCCAGACATCAAACTTCCGAACGTAAACGCATCTTTGAACGATATTCTAAATCAGATACCGGATAAAGAAGGAGTACGATTATGGAAGCGGAAAAATGGGGACGACGTATTCGGGCTTTTCGAAAGTTAA
- the hpt gene encoding hypoxanthine phosphoribosyltransferase, with protein sequence MKNDIEKVLITEEELQSKIKELAVQLESDYQDKFPLAVGVLKGALPFMSDLLKRMDTHLEMDFMDVSSYGNSTVSSGEVKIVKDLNASVEGRDVLIIEDIIDSGLTLSYLAELFRYRKAKSVRIVTLLDKPTGRKVDIKPDYAGFIVPDAFVVGYGLDYAERYRNLPYIGVLKPEIYNS encoded by the coding sequence ATGAAAAATGACATTGAAAAAGTGTTAATAACGGAGGAAGAACTTCAAAGTAAAATTAAGGAATTAGCAGTACAGCTTGAAAGTGACTACCAAGATAAATTTCCATTAGCTGTTGGAGTGTTAAAAGGAGCTCTGCCGTTTATGAGTGACTTATTAAAAAGAATGGATACCCATTTAGAAATGGACTTCATGGATGTTTCAAGCTATGGTAACTCGACTGTATCTTCCGGTGAAGTGAAAATCGTTAAAGATTTGAACGCATCTGTAGAAGGCAGAGATGTCTTGATTATTGAAGATATTATTGATAGCGGTTTAACATTAAGCTACTTGGCGGAATTATTCCGATACCGCAAAGCTAAATCGGTCAGAATCGTGACATTGTTAGATAAGCCTACAGGAAGAAAAGTAGATATAAAACCAGATTATGCAGGTTTTATCGTGCCAGATGCCTTTGTTGTTGGCTATGGCTTGGATTATGCAGAAAGATACCGTAATCTACCTTATATCGGCGTATTAAAGCCTGAGATTTACAACAGCTGA
- a CDS encoding helix-turn-helix domain-containing protein has translation MEAEKWGRRIRAFRKLKGFTQEQFAKEIGVSVSFLGEVERGNKVPPDYFLQDVSDMLSVSLEELQPLDDKKEKSKGGP, from the coding sequence ATGGAAGCGGAAAAATGGGGACGACGTATTCGGGCTTTTCGAAAGTTAAAAGGATTTACACAAGAACAATTTGCGAAAGAAATAGGTGTATCTGTTTCTTTTTTAGGTGAAGTAGAAAGAGGAAACAAAGTACCGCCAGATTATTTTTTACAAGATGTGTCGGATATGCTCAGTGTGTCATTAGAAGAGCTGCAACCGCTAGATGATAAGAAAGAGAAAAGTAAGGGAGGCCCATAG
- a CDS encoding type III pantothenate kinase codes for MIFVLDVGNTNTVLGVYEDDILKYHWRIETNRHKTEDEYGMIIKSLLQHEGLSFDQFDGMIISSVVPPIMFALERMCKKYFGIKPLVVGPGIKTGLDIKYENPREVGADRIVNAVAGIHEFGSPLIIVDFGTATTYCYINEDKQYMGGAIAPGINISTEALYSKAAKLPRIEISRPEGVIGKNTVSAMQSGILYGYVGQVEGIVARIKEQSKIEPLVIATGGLAPLIANESTAIDIVEPFLTLKGLQLIYKRNREQVKN; via the coding sequence ATGATTTTTGTATTAGATGTTGGAAATACAAATACAGTCTTAGGGGTATATGAGGATGATATTTTGAAATATCATTGGCGAATTGAGACAAATCGTCATAAGACAGAAGATGAGTATGGAATGATCATTAAATCTTTATTACAGCATGAGGGGCTATCTTTTGACCAATTTGATGGCATGATTATATCTTCTGTTGTGCCTCCTATTATGTTTGCGCTAGAGAGAATGTGTAAGAAATATTTTGGTATTAAGCCGTTAGTTGTTGGACCAGGTATTAAGACAGGGTTAGACATTAAATATGAAAACCCGCGTGAAGTAGGTGCGGACCGAATTGTGAATGCTGTTGCTGGTATTCACGAATTTGGAAGCCCTCTCATTATTGTGGATTTTGGAACAGCAACAACTTATTGTTACATTAATGAAGACAAACAATATATGGGTGGAGCAATTGCCCCTGGGATTAATATTTCAACGGAGGCTCTTTATTCAAAAGCAGCGAAGCTACCGAGAATTGAAATTAGCCGTCCGGAGGGTGTAATTGGTAAAAATACTGTTTCAGCCATGCAGTCTGGTATTTTATATGGTTATGTAGGACAAGTAGAAGGCATTGTTGCTCGAATTAAGGAGCAAAGTAAAATCGAGCCGCTTGTTATCGCGACAGGAGGACTTGCACCGTTAATTGCTAATGAATCCACGGCGATTGATATTGTAGAACCGTTTTTAACGTTAAAGGGACTTCAGTTAATTTATAAGCGGAATCGTGAACAAGTAAAGAATTAA
- the folB gene encoding dihydroneopterin aldolase: MDKIYLNEMEFYGYHGVFPEETKLGQRFVVDIVVETDLAKAGQTDCLDDSINYGELFEVVQGIVEGEPMKLLEAVAETISIKLLEKFPSVQNCTVKVIKPNPPIRGHYKSVAIEITRGR, from the coding sequence GTGGATAAAATTTATTTAAATGAAATGGAGTTTTATGGATATCACGGTGTGTTTCCAGAAGAAACAAAACTTGGACAACGATTTGTTGTTGATATAGTAGTGGAGACGGATTTAGCAAAAGCAGGTCAAACGGATTGCTTAGATGATTCTATTAACTATGGTGAATTATTTGAAGTAGTTCAAGGGATTGTGGAAGGAGAACCGATGAAGCTGCTTGAAGCAGTTGCTGAAACCATTTCAATAAAGCTATTGGAGAAATTCCCTAGCGTTCAAAATTGTACGGTAAAAGTAATCAAGCCTAATCCGCCGATACGAGGGCATTATAAATCGGTTGCAATTGAAATTACGAGAGGGAGATAA
- the tilS gene encoding tRNA lysidine(34) synthetase TilS, which yields MLQHKVLHVIHKHKLIEKNAKLLIGVSGGPDSLVLLHVLKQLQKVMEWDLFVAHVDHMFRGEESYEDYLFVEKICKEWDIVFEGCRIDVPAHMKQTGESTQLAARKLRFEFFAELMKKYGCSTLVLGHHGDDQVETMLMRMTRGATGTARAGIPLKRPFKNAEIVRPFLAVTKADIYEYARTHYLQPRIDPSNAKNDYVRNRFRHEVLPFLKQENPLVHEQFQRFSEEIYEDEAFLHDLVLKKMDGIWVKKEKGYASIQIDSILAMPKPLQRRAIQLILNYLYLDRPSSLSALHIDQLLALFLNPQPSAELHLPEGLIVEKSYHICTFRFFKRETVNYSLLLQIPGDTFLPNGYKIKAQYIEGDIPAISGNDSCIIPYSMVTFPLTVRTRHTGDRMKVKGLGGTKKIKDIFIDEKVPIFKRNDWPIVVDGMGHIIWLPGLKKSYIESESVIDESSLIYLQYKKA from the coding sequence ATGTTACAGCATAAAGTGCTTCATGTCATTCATAAGCATAAGTTAATAGAAAAGAATGCAAAGCTATTAATAGGGGTTTCAGGAGGCCCTGACTCACTTGTATTGTTACATGTTCTGAAACAATTGCAGAAGGTGATGGAGTGGGACCTTTTTGTGGCCCATGTTGATCACATGTTTCGCGGAGAAGAGTCTTATGAAGATTATTTGTTTGTAGAGAAGATTTGTAAAGAATGGGACATTGTATTTGAAGGGTGTCGAATCGATGTACCGGCACATATGAAACAGACAGGTGAGAGCACGCAGCTTGCTGCAAGGAAATTACGCTTTGAATTTTTTGCAGAATTGATGAAGAAATACGGGTGTTCGACGCTTGTTCTTGGTCATCACGGTGATGATCAAGTAGAAACGATGCTGATGCGTATGACAAGGGGAGCAACCGGAACAGCGAGAGCTGGTATTCCACTGAAACGTCCGTTCAAGAATGCGGAAATTGTTCGACCATTTCTTGCTGTAACAAAGGCAGATATTTATGAATATGCTAGGACTCATTACTTGCAGCCGAGGATAGATCCTAGTAATGCCAAAAACGATTATGTAAGAAATCGCTTTCGACATGAGGTATTGCCTTTTTTAAAGCAAGAAAATCCGCTTGTTCATGAACAATTTCAACGTTTCAGTGAAGAAATTTACGAAGATGAAGCTTTTTTGCACGACTTGGTTTTGAAAAAAATGGATGGGATTTGGGTGAAAAAAGAGAAAGGTTATGCATCTATTCAGATTGATTCCATACTTGCGATGCCTAAGCCTTTACAAAGGAGAGCGATTCAACTAATATTAAATTATCTTTACTTAGATAGACCATCATCGCTTTCAGCACTACATATTGATCAGCTTTTAGCTTTATTTTTGAATCCTCAACCATCTGCTGAATTGCATCTTCCGGAGGGCCTCATTGTAGAAAAATCGTATCATATATGTACCTTTCGTTTTTTTAAACGGGAAACCGTGAATTATTCCCTTTTATTACAAATTCCTGGTGATACGTTTCTTCCGAATGGATATAAGATTAAAGCACAGTATATAGAAGGAGACATCCCTGCTATAAGTGGAAATGATTCTTGTATTATTCCTTACTCGATGGTTACTTTTCCTTTAACGGTCCGTACAAGACATACGGGGGATCGCATGAAAGTCAAAGGTTTAGGCGGGACAAAGAAAATAAAGGATATTTTTATTGATGAGAAGGTCCCTATTTTTAAACGAAATGATTGGCCTATTGTTGTCGATGGAATGGGACACATCATTTGGCTTCCGGGTCTAAAAAAATCCTACATAGAATCAGAAAGTGTAATCGATGAATCGTCTTTAATTTATTTACAATATAAGAAAGCTTAA
- the hslO gene encoding Hsp33 family molecular chaperone HslO: MKDYLVKALGYNGQVRAYAVSTTETVGEAQRRHYTWPTASAALGRAMTAGLMMGAMLKGEEKLTIKIEGGGPIGAILVDSNAKGEVRGYVTNPHVHFDLNEHGKLDVRRAVGTDGMLTIVKDIGLRDHFTGQVPIVSGELGEDFTYYFATSEQVPSSVGVGVLVNPDNSIQTAGGFIIQLMPGIDDSTITEIENRLQSIPPVSKMIQAGLTPEEILDQLLGEGNVKVLEKMPVSFQCQCSRERISNALISLGKAEIQDIIEEEGKAEAQCHFCNEKYQFSKEELEELAAEAK; this comes from the coding sequence GTGAAAGATTATTTAGTAAAAGCGTTGGGATATAATGGACAGGTGCGTGCGTATGCCGTTTCTACGACAGAAACAGTGGGAGAAGCTCAGCGCCGTCATTATACATGGCCAACTGCTTCTGCTGCATTAGGTCGTGCTATGACAGCGGGTTTGATGATGGGAGCCATGTTAAAAGGTGAGGAAAAGCTCACGATTAAAATCGAAGGTGGCGGGCCAATCGGTGCCATTCTAGTGGATAGCAATGCAAAAGGTGAAGTGCGTGGCTATGTAACGAATCCACACGTTCATTTCGATTTAAATGAGCATGGTAAATTGGATGTAAGACGAGCAGTCGGTACCGATGGGATGTTAACGATTGTAAAGGATATTGGATTACGTGATCACTTTACTGGCCAAGTTCCGATTGTATCAGGAGAGCTTGGTGAAGATTTCACTTACTATTTTGCTACTTCAGAGCAAGTTCCGTCATCAGTAGGTGTAGGCGTGCTTGTGAATCCGGATAACTCTATTCAAACAGCTGGTGGTTTTATTATTCAATTAATGCCTGGAATAGACGATTCAACTATTACAGAAATTGAAAATCGATTACAGAGTATTCCGCCTGTTTCAAAAATGATTCAAGCAGGATTAACGCCTGAAGAAATTTTGGACCAACTTTTAGGAGAAGGAAATGTAAAGGTGTTAGAGAAAATGCCAGTATCGTTTCAATGCCAATGTTCAAGAGAGAGAATTTCAAATGCCTTAATCAGCTTAGGGAAAGCAGAAATTCAGGACATTATTGAAGAAGAAGGTAAGGCGGAAGCACAGTGTCACTTTTGTAATGAAAAATATCAATTTTCTAAAGAAGAGCTTGAGGAATTAGCGGCAGAAGCAAAATAA
- the folP gene encoding dihydropteroate synthase, whose amino-acid sequence MSGISTLQTKCGPYTLDYQKKTYIMGILNVTPDSFSDGGRYDHIDAALRHAEQMVEDGADLIDIGGESTRPNYERISDEEEIERVAPVIEAISKRIDVPLSIDTYKSKVAKAAIEAGAHIINDIWGAKADPEMAKVAAQYQVPIILMHNREGQTYQHFMRDALQDLYESIALVKAAGVREEQIILDPGIGFAKDVTLNLEMMRNLDTLVALGYPVLLATSRKSMIGHVLDLPPVERVEGTAATICFGIGQGCQLVRVHDVKEMARTAKMMDALVKKGEYSG is encoded by the coding sequence ATGTCGGGAATAAGTACTTTGCAAACAAAATGCGGCCCTTATACGCTTGATTATCAAAAGAAAACGTATATTATGGGCATTTTAAATGTTACACCAGATTCTTTTTCAGATGGCGGTCGCTACGATCATATCGATGCAGCCCTAAGACATGCAGAGCAAATGGTAGAGGATGGAGCAGATTTAATCGATATCGGGGGAGAGTCCACACGCCCGAACTATGAGCGAATTTCAGATGAAGAAGAAATAGAGCGTGTCGCACCTGTTATTGAAGCGATTTCTAAACGGATTGATGTCCCGCTTTCAATTGATACGTATAAATCAAAGGTCGCAAAAGCTGCGATTGAAGCAGGTGCTCATATTATTAATGATATATGGGGAGCGAAGGCTGATCCTGAAATGGCAAAGGTCGCAGCTCAATATCAAGTTCCGATTATCCTCATGCACAATCGCGAGGGGCAAACCTATCAACATTTTATGCGTGATGCACTGCAAGACTTGTATGAAAGTATCGCTCTTGTAAAAGCAGCCGGTGTAAGAGAGGAACAAATTATCTTGGATCCAGGGATTGGATTTGCCAAAGATGTCACACTGAATTTAGAAATGATGCGAAATCTTGATACGCTTGTGGCGTTAGGTTATCCGGTCTTGCTGGCTACATCTCGTAAATCTATGATCGGACATGTACTAGATTTGCCGCCGGTAGAGCGTGTAGAAGGAACAGCTGCTACGATTTGTTTCGGTATTGGACAAGGGTGCCAGCTTGTTCGAGTACATGATGTGAAAGAAATGGCGCGTACAGCAAAGATGATGGATGCGCTTGTTAAGAAAGGAGAATACAGTGGATAA
- the ftsH gene encoding ATP-dependent zinc metalloprotease FtsH: MNRIFRNTIFYLLIFLVIIGIVSIFNNNNEPTETITQDQLYKNLEDGKVKSLTMQPESGVYEIIGQLEGYKEGQYFVTYIPPNEYYQAKIGEIVDKQGIEKFDVKPAEKTSGWVTFFTGIIPFVIIFILFFFLLNQAQGGGGGRVMNFGKSKAKLYNDDKKKVRFNDVAGADEEKQELVEVVEFLKDPRKFAELGARIPKGVLLVGPPGTGKTLLAKAVAGEAGVPFFSISGSDFVEMFVGVGASRVRDLFENAKKNAPCIIFIDEIDAVGRQRGAGLGGGHDEREQTLNQLLVEMDGFGGNEGIIMIAATNRADILDPALLRPGRFDRQITVGRPDVKGREEVLKVHARNKPLADSVDLKAIAQRTPGFSGADLENLLNEAALVAARQNKKTIDMSDLDEASDRVIAGPAKKTRVISKKERNIVAWHEAGHTIIGLVLDDAEVVHKVTIVPRGQAGGYAVMLPKEDRFFMTEPELKDKIVGLLGGRVAEEITFGEASTGAHNDFQRATGIARSMVMEYGMSKLGPLQFGSSQGQVFLGRDFNNEQNYSDKIAYEIDLEVQRIINESYERCKQILTENREKLDLVARTLLDVETLDQEQIQSLYREGKLPDRDYVALNGNLASDDDVKVKINAKKEDSTPFEGNQAPSLEKGPKDTDNKL, translated from the coding sequence ATGAATCGGATCTTCCGTAATACGATATTTTATTTATTGATCTTTTTGGTCATTATTGGGATTGTTAGTATTTTTAACAATAACAATGAACCGACTGAGACTATTACCCAAGACCAGCTTTATAAAAACTTGGAAGATGGGAAAGTAAAATCATTAACCATGCAGCCTGAAAGTGGCGTTTATGAAATTATAGGGCAGCTTGAAGGGTATAAAGAAGGTCAATATTTTGTAACATATATCCCACCAAATGAATATTATCAAGCAAAAATTGGTGAGATTGTTGACAAGCAAGGAATTGAAAAATTTGATGTAAAACCTGCGGAAAAAACAAGTGGTTGGGTAACGTTCTTTACAGGAATTATTCCATTTGTTATCATCTTCATTCTCTTTTTCTTCTTACTTAACCAAGCTCAAGGTGGCGGCGGCGGCCGTGTAATGAACTTTGGGAAAAGTAAAGCGAAGCTATACAATGATGATAAGAAGAAAGTTCGCTTCAATGATGTAGCAGGAGCAGATGAAGAGAAGCAGGAGCTTGTCGAAGTGGTTGAATTTTTAAAAGACCCTCGAAAGTTCGCTGAGCTAGGTGCTCGTATACCAAAAGGGGTGCTTTTAGTGGGGCCTCCTGGTACGGGTAAAACATTACTTGCGAAAGCAGTAGCTGGTGAAGCGGGTGTTCCATTCTTCTCTATCAGTGGTTCAGATTTCGTTGAGATGTTTGTCGGAGTAGGAGCTTCGCGCGTGCGTGATTTGTTTGAAAATGCTAAGAAAAATGCGCCGTGTATTATCTTTATTGACGAAATTGATGCTGTTGGACGCCAACGTGGTGCAGGACTTGGCGGCGGGCATGATGAGCGTGAACAAACGCTTAACCAATTGCTTGTTGAAATGGATGGTTTTGGTGGAAATGAAGGGATTATCATGATTGCTGCAACAAACCGTGCAGACATTCTTGACCCTGCGTTATTAAGACCGGGCCGTTTTGACCGTCAAATTACAGTTGGTCGCCCAGATGTAAAAGGTCGTGAAGAAGTATTAAAAGTACATGCTCGTAATAAACCATTAGCAGATAGTGTTGATCTAAAGGCTATTGCACAACGTACACCAGGATTCTCTGGAGCGGACCTTGAAAACTTATTAAATGAAGCGGCTCTTGTGGCAGCTCGTCAGAATAAGAAAACAATTGATATGTCTGACTTAGATGAAGCATCTGACCGTGTTATTGCAGGACCTGCTAAGAAAACGCGTGTTATTTCTAAGAAAGAGCGTAATATTGTAGCTTGGCATGAAGCAGGGCATACAATTATCGGTTTAGTATTGGATGATGCAGAAGTGGTGCATAAGGTAACGATTGTTCCACGTGGTCAAGCAGGCGGGTATGCGGTAATGTTGCCGAAGGAAGATCGTTTCTTTATGACAGAGCCAGAGCTGAAGGATAAAATTGTTGGTTTGCTTGGTGGACGTGTAGCGGAAGAAATTACGTTTGGTGAGGCAAGTACAGGTGCTCATAACGATTTCCAACGTGCTACTGGTATTGCTCGCAGTATGGTTATGGAGTACGGGATGAGTAAGTTAGGTCCGCTTCAATTCGGAAGCTCTCAAGGTCAAGTATTTTTAGGTCGTGATTTTAATAACGAACAAAATTACTCCGATAAGATTGCTTATGAAATTGATTTAGAAGTACAACGAATCATTAATGAGTCTTATGAAAGATGTAAGCAAATTCTTACAGAAAATCGTGAGAAGTTAGATTTAGTAGCAAGAACGTTACTTGATGTGGAAACACTAGACCAAGAACAAATCCAAAGTCTGTACCGTGAGGGGAAACTACCGGATCGTGATTATGTAGCCCTTAATGGAAATCTTGCTTCAGACGATGATGTAAAGGTAAAGATTAATGCCAAAAAAGAAGATTCGACACCTTTTGAAGGGAATCAAGCACCTTCTTTAGAAAAGGGTCCAAAAGATACAGATAATAAGTTATGA
- the dusB gene encoding tRNA dihydrouridine synthase DusB, whose protein sequence is MLKIGNVEISNPVVLAPMAGVCNSAFRLTVKEFGAGLVCAEMISDKGINLKNKKTMGMLYIDERENPLSLQIFGGEKESLVQAAKFVDKNTNADIIDINMGCPVSKIIKCEAGARWLLNPNKIYDMVSAVVDAVDKPVTVKMRIGWDDDHIFAVENARAVERAGGSAVAVHGRTRVQMYEGKANWDIIRDVKNAVNIPVIGNGDVVTPQDAKRMLDEVGVDGVMIGRAALGNPWMIYQTVKYLESGVLMPEPSVREKMDVCVLHMDRLIALKNENIAVREMRKHAAWYLKGVQGNGKARKEINECNTREDVVKLLYGLVEEIEAKEQNMQMV, encoded by the coding sequence TTGTTGAAGATTGGAAATGTTGAAATAAGTAATCCTGTTGTGCTGGCTCCTATGGCTGGTGTTTGCAATTCGGCTTTCCGTTTAACAGTAAAGGAGTTTGGCGCAGGACTTGTGTGTGCTGAAATGATTAGTGACAAAGGGATTAATCTTAAGAACAAAAAAACAATGGGTATGCTATATATAGATGAACGTGAAAATCCATTGAGCTTACAAATTTTCGGCGGCGAAAAAGAATCACTTGTGCAAGCGGCTAAGTTTGTGGATAAAAACACAAATGCTGATATTATTGATATTAATATGGGGTGCCCCGTTTCTAAAATTATTAAATGTGAAGCAGGAGCAAGATGGCTGCTTAATCCAAATAAAATTTATGATATGGTGTCAGCGGTTGTTGATGCAGTTGATAAACCAGTTACGGTGAAAATGCGTATCGGTTGGGATGACGATCATATTTTTGCTGTCGAGAATGCAAGAGCGGTAGAACGTGCTGGCGGCAGTGCGGTAGCTGTACACGGCAGAACGCGTGTTCAAATGTATGAAGGAAAAGCGAACTGGGATATTATTCGAGATGTGAAAAATGCAGTGAACATTCCGGTTATCGGGAATGGGGATGTTGTAACGCCTCAAGACGCTAAAAGAATGCTAGACGAGGTCGGTGTTGATGGTGTTATGATTGGCCGTGCTGCACTTGGGAATCCATGGATGATTTACCAAACTGTTAAATACTTAGAATCAGGTGTACTAATGCCGGAGCCGAGTGTACGTGAAAAAATGGATGTATGCGTACTCCACATGGACCGTCTTATTGCCTTGAAAAATGAAAACATTGCAGTACGTGAGATGCGTAAGCACGCTGCCTGGTATTTAAAAGGTGTTCAAGGGAATGGAAAAGCACGTAAAGAGATTAACGAATGTAATACACGAGAAGATGTTGTGAAGCTTCTATACGGTCTTGTAGAAGAAATTGAAGCGAAAGAACAAAATATGCAAATGGTGTAA
- a CDS encoding peptidyl-prolyl cis-trans isomerase: MSKKRLRSMVAGLALLNLITIVIFAIWPMFNSRTVGGGETVAQIGDVGISRESWINELEQRYGKDVLKEMVDEEVVKQMAEKYDVSVTDQEIEREYKIMKTLYGTYEQSQSQSEDQRKAQIKADLLLEEILTKDVSISETEIKNYYNDNQDLFRIPTTYRISHLTTATKSEADKVMKELTKGVSFQVLAMEKSLDEFTANQGGAMGFISEDNERVPKVYIETAASMKTNDWSKPIQIEEGWAVLYLHEKIKGEQFSYDEVKQQIRRQLAMEHIQTSVSSEIFWDELEVEWFYGAK, from the coding sequence TTGTCGAAGAAGCGGTTAAGATCTATGGTTGCTGGTCTTGCTTTGTTAAATTTGATTACGATTGTCATATTTGCGATTTGGCCGATGTTTAATTCTCGAACGGTTGGCGGAGGAGAAACGGTAGCTCAAATTGGTGATGTAGGTATCTCAAGAGAGAGTTGGATAAATGAGTTAGAACAACGGTATGGGAAAGATGTGCTCAAAGAGATGGTTGATGAGGAAGTCGTAAAACAAATGGCTGAGAAATATGATGTAAGCGTCACAGACCAAGAAATTGAGCGAGAATATAAGATAATGAAAACTTTATATGGAACCTACGAACAATCACAAAGTCAGTCTGAAGACCAGAGAAAGGCTCAAATCAAAGCGGACTTATTATTAGAAGAGATTTTGACGAAAGATGTCAGCATATCGGAAACAGAAATAAAAAACTATTATAACGACAATCAGGATTTATTTCGAATCCCGACTACTTATCGAATTTCTCACTTAACAACAGCGACAAAAAGTGAGGCGGATAAAGTAATGAAAGAGCTGACAAAGGGCGTTTCTTTTCAGGTGTTAGCTATGGAGAAATCTCTTGATGAGTTTACAGCTAATCAAGGCGGGGCGATGGGTTTCATTTCTGAAGATAATGAACGAGTGCCAAAGGTCTATATTGAGACGGCGGCATCAATGAAAACAAATGATTGGAGCAAGCCGATTCAAATTGAAGAAGGCTGGGCGGTTCTATATCTTCATGAAAAAATTAAAGGAGAACAATTCTCTTATGATGAAGTGAAACAACAGATTCGTCGTCAATTAGCTATGGAACATATTCAAACATCTGTATCTAGCGAAATATTTTGGGATGAACTAGAAGTTGAATGGTTTTATGGTGCGAAATGA